From the genome of Ctenopharyngodon idella isolate HZGC_01 chromosome 23, HZGC01, whole genome shotgun sequence, one region includes:
- the zmynd11 gene encoding zinc finger MYND domain-containing protein 11 isoform X2: MSRVVKKRQADPKVVQYVWSAIEVIRNQKQIANMDRISKYLSRVYGMHPKDTARQLVLAVKDGLVVETLTVGCKGSKAGIEQEGYWLPGDEMEQMSEGSKDWEAESHDWYCFECHLPGDVLECDGCFRVYHLRCLSEDHRPRDTTSHWQCGICRGSKRKNLNKQEMTTYLKFILGRMKERAVDLHKRGKESKQPVYRRLIHTPLDVENIQENISEGKYKSFEEFRADAQLIVHNTAILHGVNSDQTEIARLLYNDTCHELNELMLCRHCFYLSNARPDNWFCYPCSPNHELVWARMKGFGYWPAKVMQREGSQVDVRFFGHQHQRAWIPSDNIQEITVSVQQLQVKRSSGWKKACDELELHQRFLREGRTWKGKPEEKHDRSERHERQEDRQEEAESSISSTSNEQSKGNQEPKAKKSRRSQVAEPKEEEPEPEMEAVSSSQEIPTAVPHQPERMSVSTQTKKSGSPSSSSSPAPRMVHRGTQTVNEGNCQNMCHDKYTKIFSDVKEMMKAENKRETERVLKEALDKLRGEMEEEKRQAVNKAVSSTQAEMERKCKQVKEKCKEELMEEMKKMVAQHKQLISQTKKKQWCYNCEEEAMYHCCWNTSYCSIKCQQEHWHADHKRTCRRKR, translated from the exons ATGTCAAGGGTGGTTAAGAAGAGGCAAGCGGACCCCAAGGTGGTTCAATATGTCTGGTCGGCCATTGAAGTCATCCGCAATCAGAAACAAATCGCAAACATGGACAGAATCTCAAA ATATTTAAGTCGTGTGTATGGGATGCACCCTAAAGACACGGCCAGGCAGCTGGTTCTGGCTGTGAAAGACGGTCTTGTGGTGGAGACGCTCACAGTGGGCTGCAAAGGCTCTAAAGCCGGAATCGAACAAGAGGGATACTGGCTCCCAGGAGACGAGATG GAGCAGATGTCAGAAGGAAGCAAG GACTGGGAAGCAGAAAGTCATGACTGGTACTGCTTTGAGTGTCACCTTCCTGGAGACGTGCTGGAGTGTGACGGCTGTTTCCGTGTCTACCACCTCCGATGTTTGTCTGAAGACCACCGGCCACGGGACACAACCTCTCACTGGCAGTGCGGCATCTGCAGG GGCAGTAAAAGGAAGAATTTGAACAAACAGGAAATGACAACATACCTGAAGTTCATTCTTGGACGCATGAAGGAAAGG GCTGTGGACCTGCACAAGAGAGGCAAGGAGTCAAAGCAACCCGTGTACAGAAGACTGATCCACACACCTCTGGATGTGGAGAACATACAAGAG AACATCTCAGAGGGGAAGTACAAGAGCTTTGAGGAGTTCAGGGCTGACGCTCAGCTTATAGTTCACAACACAGCCATTCTGCACGGAG TCAACAGCGATCAGACTGAAATTGCGAGACTTCTCTACAACGACACATGCCATGAG CTGAACGAGTTAATGTTGTGCAGACACTGCTTCTATCTCTCGAATGCACGACCCGACAACTGGTTCTGTTACCCATGT AGTCCGAATCATGAGCTGGTTTGGGCCAGGATGAAGGGCTTTGGTTACTGGCCTGCCAAGGTGATGCAGAGGGAGGGCAGCCAGGTGGATGTTCGGTTCTTTGGTCACCAGCACCAAAG GGCATGGATTCCTTCTGACAACATCCAGGAGATCACGGTCAGTGTGCAGCAGCTGCAGGTGAAGCGCAGCTCGGGCTGGAAAAAGGCGTGTGATGAGCTGGAGCTTCACCAGCGGTTCCTGAGGGAGGGTCGTACCTGGAAGGGGAAGCCGGAGGAGAAGCATGACAGGTCGGAGAGGCACGAAAGACAAGAAGACAGACAGGAAGAGGCGGAGTCAAGCATCTCCTCCACATCCAACGAGCAG TCAAAAGGCAACCAAGAGCCCAAAGCTAAAAAGAGCCGCCGATCCCAAGTTGCCGAGCCCAAAGAAGAG GAACCAGAGCCCGAGATGGAAGCCGTCAGCTCCAGCCAAGAGATCCCAACAGCTGTTCCACATCAGCCCGAGCGTATGTCCGTCTCCACCCAGACCAAAAAGTCTGGCTCgccttcttcctcttcctcaccAGCCCCGCGCATGGTACACCGAGGCACACAGACGGTCAACGAGGGCAACTGCCAAAACATGTGCCATGACAAATACACCAAGATCTTCAGCGATGTTAAAGAAATGATGAAAGCGGAGAACAAGCGGGAGACTGAACGTGTCCTGAAAGAGGCTCTGGACAAG TTGCGAGGTGAGATGGAAGAGGAGAAAAGGCAGGCAGTGAACAAAGCAGTGTCCAGCACACAGGCCGAGATGGAGAGAAAGTGTAAACAGGTGAAGGAGAAGTGCAAAGAGGAGCTCATGGAGGAGATGAAGAAGATGGTAGCTCAGCATAAACAACTTATTTCCCAGACCAAGAAGAAGCAGTGG tgttaTAACTGTGAAGAAGAGGCGATGTACCACTGCTGCTGGAACACGTCGTACTGCTCCATCAAATGTCAGCAGGAGCACTGGCACGCCGATCACAAACGTACCTGCCGCCGGAAGAGATGA
- the zmynd11 gene encoding zinc finger MYND domain-containing protein 11 isoform X1, which yields MSRVVKKRQADPKVVQYVWSAIEVIRNQKQIANMDRISKYLSRVYGMHPKDTARQLVLAVKDGLVVETLTVGCKGSKAGIEQEGYWLPGDEMEQMSEGSKPSLPSDALFQDDWEAESHDWYCFECHLPGDVLECDGCFRVYHLRCLSEDHRPRDTTSHWQCGICRGSKRKNLNKQEMTTYLKFILGRMKERAVDLHKRGKESKQPVYRRLIHTPLDVENIQENISEGKYKSFEEFRADAQLIVHNTAILHGVNSDQTEIARLLYNDTCHELNELMLCRHCFYLSNARPDNWFCYPCSPNHELVWARMKGFGYWPAKVMQREGSQVDVRFFGHQHQRAWIPSDNIQEITVSVQQLQVKRSSGWKKACDELELHQRFLREGRTWKGKPEEKHDRSERHERQEDRQEEAESSISSTSNEQSKGNQEPKAKKSRRSQVAEPKEEEPEPEMEAVSSSQEIPTAVPHQPERMSVSTQTKKSGSPSSSSSPAPRMVHRGTQTVNEGNCQNMCHDKYTKIFSDVKEMMKAENKRETERVLKEALDKLRGEMEEEKRQAVNKAVSSTQAEMERKCKQVKEKCKEELMEEMKKMVAQHKQLISQTKKKQWCYNCEEEAMYHCCWNTSYCSIKCQQEHWHADHKRTCRRKR from the exons ATGTCAAGGGTGGTTAAGAAGAGGCAAGCGGACCCCAAGGTGGTTCAATATGTCTGGTCGGCCATTGAAGTCATCCGCAATCAGAAACAAATCGCAAACATGGACAGAATCTCAAA ATATTTAAGTCGTGTGTATGGGATGCACCCTAAAGACACGGCCAGGCAGCTGGTTCTGGCTGTGAAAGACGGTCTTGTGGTGGAGACGCTCACAGTGGGCTGCAAAGGCTCTAAAGCCGGAATCGAACAAGAGGGATACTGGCTCCCAGGAGACGAGATG GAGCAGATGTCAGAAGGAAGCAAG CCCTCTTTGCCTTCTGATGCTCTTTTTCAAGAT GACTGGGAAGCAGAAAGTCATGACTGGTACTGCTTTGAGTGTCACCTTCCTGGAGACGTGCTGGAGTGTGACGGCTGTTTCCGTGTCTACCACCTCCGATGTTTGTCTGAAGACCACCGGCCACGGGACACAACCTCTCACTGGCAGTGCGGCATCTGCAGG GGCAGTAAAAGGAAGAATTTGAACAAACAGGAAATGACAACATACCTGAAGTTCATTCTTGGACGCATGAAGGAAAGG GCTGTGGACCTGCACAAGAGAGGCAAGGAGTCAAAGCAACCCGTGTACAGAAGACTGATCCACACACCTCTGGATGTGGAGAACATACAAGAG AACATCTCAGAGGGGAAGTACAAGAGCTTTGAGGAGTTCAGGGCTGACGCTCAGCTTATAGTTCACAACACAGCCATTCTGCACGGAG TCAACAGCGATCAGACTGAAATTGCGAGACTTCTCTACAACGACACATGCCATGAG CTGAACGAGTTAATGTTGTGCAGACACTGCTTCTATCTCTCGAATGCACGACCCGACAACTGGTTCTGTTACCCATGT AGTCCGAATCATGAGCTGGTTTGGGCCAGGATGAAGGGCTTTGGTTACTGGCCTGCCAAGGTGATGCAGAGGGAGGGCAGCCAGGTGGATGTTCGGTTCTTTGGTCACCAGCACCAAAG GGCATGGATTCCTTCTGACAACATCCAGGAGATCACGGTCAGTGTGCAGCAGCTGCAGGTGAAGCGCAGCTCGGGCTGGAAAAAGGCGTGTGATGAGCTGGAGCTTCACCAGCGGTTCCTGAGGGAGGGTCGTACCTGGAAGGGGAAGCCGGAGGAGAAGCATGACAGGTCGGAGAGGCACGAAAGACAAGAAGACAGACAGGAAGAGGCGGAGTCAAGCATCTCCTCCACATCCAACGAGCAG TCAAAAGGCAACCAAGAGCCCAAAGCTAAAAAGAGCCGCCGATCCCAAGTTGCCGAGCCCAAAGAAGAG GAACCAGAGCCCGAGATGGAAGCCGTCAGCTCCAGCCAAGAGATCCCAACAGCTGTTCCACATCAGCCCGAGCGTATGTCCGTCTCCACCCAGACCAAAAAGTCTGGCTCgccttcttcctcttcctcaccAGCCCCGCGCATGGTACACCGAGGCACACAGACGGTCAACGAGGGCAACTGCCAAAACATGTGCCATGACAAATACACCAAGATCTTCAGCGATGTTAAAGAAATGATGAAAGCGGAGAACAAGCGGGAGACTGAACGTGTCCTGAAAGAGGCTCTGGACAAG TTGCGAGGTGAGATGGAAGAGGAGAAAAGGCAGGCAGTGAACAAAGCAGTGTCCAGCACACAGGCCGAGATGGAGAGAAAGTGTAAACAGGTGAAGGAGAAGTGCAAAGAGGAGCTCATGGAGGAGATGAAGAAGATGGTAGCTCAGCATAAACAACTTATTTCCCAGACCAAGAAGAAGCAGTGG tgttaTAACTGTGAAGAAGAGGCGATGTACCACTGCTGCTGGAACACGTCGTACTGCTCCATCAAATGTCAGCAGGAGCACTGGCACGCCGATCACAAACGTACCTGCCGCCGGAAGAGATGA
- the zmynd11 gene encoding zinc finger MYND domain-containing protein 11 isoform X3: MSRVVKKRQADPKVVQYVWSAIEVIRNQKQIANMDRISKYLSRVYGMHPKDTARQLVLAVKDGLVVETLTVGCKGSKAGIEQEGYWLPGDEMDWEAESHDWYCFECHLPGDVLECDGCFRVYHLRCLSEDHRPRDTTSHWQCGICRGSKRKNLNKQEMTTYLKFILGRMKERAVDLHKRGKESKQPVYRRLIHTPLDVENIQENISEGKYKSFEEFRADAQLIVHNTAILHGVNSDQTEIARLLYNDTCHELNELMLCRHCFYLSNARPDNWFCYPCSPNHELVWARMKGFGYWPAKVMQREGSQVDVRFFGHQHQRAWIPSDNIQEITVSVQQLQVKRSSGWKKACDELELHQRFLREGRTWKGKPEEKHDRSERHERQEDRQEEAESSISSTSNEQSKGNQEPKAKKSRRSQVAEPKEEEPEPEMEAVSSSQEIPTAVPHQPERMSVSTQTKKSGSPSSSSSPAPRMVHRGTQTVNEGNCQNMCHDKYTKIFSDVKEMMKAENKRETERVLKEALDKLRGEMEEEKRQAVNKAVSSTQAEMERKCKQVKEKCKEELMEEMKKMVAQHKQLISQTKKKQWCYNCEEEAMYHCCWNTSYCSIKCQQEHWHADHKRTCRRKR, encoded by the exons ATGTCAAGGGTGGTTAAGAAGAGGCAAGCGGACCCCAAGGTGGTTCAATATGTCTGGTCGGCCATTGAAGTCATCCGCAATCAGAAACAAATCGCAAACATGGACAGAATCTCAAA ATATTTAAGTCGTGTGTATGGGATGCACCCTAAAGACACGGCCAGGCAGCTGGTTCTGGCTGTGAAAGACGGTCTTGTGGTGGAGACGCTCACAGTGGGCTGCAAAGGCTCTAAAGCCGGAATCGAACAAGAGGGATACTGGCTCCCAGGAGACGAGATG GACTGGGAAGCAGAAAGTCATGACTGGTACTGCTTTGAGTGTCACCTTCCTGGAGACGTGCTGGAGTGTGACGGCTGTTTCCGTGTCTACCACCTCCGATGTTTGTCTGAAGACCACCGGCCACGGGACACAACCTCTCACTGGCAGTGCGGCATCTGCAGG GGCAGTAAAAGGAAGAATTTGAACAAACAGGAAATGACAACATACCTGAAGTTCATTCTTGGACGCATGAAGGAAAGG GCTGTGGACCTGCACAAGAGAGGCAAGGAGTCAAAGCAACCCGTGTACAGAAGACTGATCCACACACCTCTGGATGTGGAGAACATACAAGAG AACATCTCAGAGGGGAAGTACAAGAGCTTTGAGGAGTTCAGGGCTGACGCTCAGCTTATAGTTCACAACACAGCCATTCTGCACGGAG TCAACAGCGATCAGACTGAAATTGCGAGACTTCTCTACAACGACACATGCCATGAG CTGAACGAGTTAATGTTGTGCAGACACTGCTTCTATCTCTCGAATGCACGACCCGACAACTGGTTCTGTTACCCATGT AGTCCGAATCATGAGCTGGTTTGGGCCAGGATGAAGGGCTTTGGTTACTGGCCTGCCAAGGTGATGCAGAGGGAGGGCAGCCAGGTGGATGTTCGGTTCTTTGGTCACCAGCACCAAAG GGCATGGATTCCTTCTGACAACATCCAGGAGATCACGGTCAGTGTGCAGCAGCTGCAGGTGAAGCGCAGCTCGGGCTGGAAAAAGGCGTGTGATGAGCTGGAGCTTCACCAGCGGTTCCTGAGGGAGGGTCGTACCTGGAAGGGGAAGCCGGAGGAGAAGCATGACAGGTCGGAGAGGCACGAAAGACAAGAAGACAGACAGGAAGAGGCGGAGTCAAGCATCTCCTCCACATCCAACGAGCAG TCAAAAGGCAACCAAGAGCCCAAAGCTAAAAAGAGCCGCCGATCCCAAGTTGCCGAGCCCAAAGAAGAG GAACCAGAGCCCGAGATGGAAGCCGTCAGCTCCAGCCAAGAGATCCCAACAGCTGTTCCACATCAGCCCGAGCGTATGTCCGTCTCCACCCAGACCAAAAAGTCTGGCTCgccttcttcctcttcctcaccAGCCCCGCGCATGGTACACCGAGGCACACAGACGGTCAACGAGGGCAACTGCCAAAACATGTGCCATGACAAATACACCAAGATCTTCAGCGATGTTAAAGAAATGATGAAAGCGGAGAACAAGCGGGAGACTGAACGTGTCCTGAAAGAGGCTCTGGACAAG TTGCGAGGTGAGATGGAAGAGGAGAAAAGGCAGGCAGTGAACAAAGCAGTGTCCAGCACACAGGCCGAGATGGAGAGAAAGTGTAAACAGGTGAAGGAGAAGTGCAAAGAGGAGCTCATGGAGGAGATGAAGAAGATGGTAGCTCAGCATAAACAACTTATTTCCCAGACCAAGAAGAAGCAGTGG tgttaTAACTGTGAAGAAGAGGCGATGTACCACTGCTGCTGGAACACGTCGTACTGCTCCATCAAATGTCAGCAGGAGCACTGGCACGCCGATCACAAACGTACCTGCCGCCGGAAGAGATGA
- the zmynd11 gene encoding zinc finger MYND domain-containing protein 11 isoform X4 encodes MSRVVKKRQADPKVVQYVWSAIEVIRNQKQIANMDRISKYLSRVYGMHPKDTARQLVLAVKDGLVVETLTVGCKGSKAGIEQEGYWLPGDEMEQMSEGSKPSLPSDALFQDDWEAESHDWYCFECHLPGDVLECDGCFRVYHLRCLSEDHRPRDTTSHWQCGICRGSKRKNLNKQEMTTYLKFILGRMKERAVDLHKRGKESKQPVYRRLIHTPLDVENIQENISEGKYKSFEEFRADAQLIVHNTAILHGVNSDQTEIARLLYNDTCHELNELMLCRHCFYLSNARPDNWFCYPCSPNHELVWARMKGFGYWPAKVMQREGSQVDVRFFGHQHQRAWIPSDNIQEITVSVQQLQVKRSSGWKKACDELELHQRFLREGRTWKGKPEEKHDRSERHERQEDRQEEAESSISSTSNEQSKGNQEPKAKKSRRSQVAEPKEEEPEPEMEAVSSSQEIPTAVPHQPERMSVSTQTKKSGSPSSSSSPAPRMVHRGTQTVNEGNCQNMCHDKYTKIFSDVKEMMKAENKRETERVLKEALDKPHCWWKGGKNRSKLSNVVVLTVAR; translated from the exons ATGTCAAGGGTGGTTAAGAAGAGGCAAGCGGACCCCAAGGTGGTTCAATATGTCTGGTCGGCCATTGAAGTCATCCGCAATCAGAAACAAATCGCAAACATGGACAGAATCTCAAA ATATTTAAGTCGTGTGTATGGGATGCACCCTAAAGACACGGCCAGGCAGCTGGTTCTGGCTGTGAAAGACGGTCTTGTGGTGGAGACGCTCACAGTGGGCTGCAAAGGCTCTAAAGCCGGAATCGAACAAGAGGGATACTGGCTCCCAGGAGACGAGATG GAGCAGATGTCAGAAGGAAGCAAG CCCTCTTTGCCTTCTGATGCTCTTTTTCAAGAT GACTGGGAAGCAGAAAGTCATGACTGGTACTGCTTTGAGTGTCACCTTCCTGGAGACGTGCTGGAGTGTGACGGCTGTTTCCGTGTCTACCACCTCCGATGTTTGTCTGAAGACCACCGGCCACGGGACACAACCTCTCACTGGCAGTGCGGCATCTGCAGG GGCAGTAAAAGGAAGAATTTGAACAAACAGGAAATGACAACATACCTGAAGTTCATTCTTGGACGCATGAAGGAAAGG GCTGTGGACCTGCACAAGAGAGGCAAGGAGTCAAAGCAACCCGTGTACAGAAGACTGATCCACACACCTCTGGATGTGGAGAACATACAAGAG AACATCTCAGAGGGGAAGTACAAGAGCTTTGAGGAGTTCAGGGCTGACGCTCAGCTTATAGTTCACAACACAGCCATTCTGCACGGAG TCAACAGCGATCAGACTGAAATTGCGAGACTTCTCTACAACGACACATGCCATGAG CTGAACGAGTTAATGTTGTGCAGACACTGCTTCTATCTCTCGAATGCACGACCCGACAACTGGTTCTGTTACCCATGT AGTCCGAATCATGAGCTGGTTTGGGCCAGGATGAAGGGCTTTGGTTACTGGCCTGCCAAGGTGATGCAGAGGGAGGGCAGCCAGGTGGATGTTCGGTTCTTTGGTCACCAGCACCAAAG GGCATGGATTCCTTCTGACAACATCCAGGAGATCACGGTCAGTGTGCAGCAGCTGCAGGTGAAGCGCAGCTCGGGCTGGAAAAAGGCGTGTGATGAGCTGGAGCTTCACCAGCGGTTCCTGAGGGAGGGTCGTACCTGGAAGGGGAAGCCGGAGGAGAAGCATGACAGGTCGGAGAGGCACGAAAGACAAGAAGACAGACAGGAAGAGGCGGAGTCAAGCATCTCCTCCACATCCAACGAGCAG TCAAAAGGCAACCAAGAGCCCAAAGCTAAAAAGAGCCGCCGATCCCAAGTTGCCGAGCCCAAAGAAGAG GAACCAGAGCCCGAGATGGAAGCCGTCAGCTCCAGCCAAGAGATCCCAACAGCTGTTCCACATCAGCCCGAGCGTATGTCCGTCTCCACCCAGACCAAAAAGTCTGGCTCgccttcttcctcttcctcaccAGCCCCGCGCATGGTACACCGAGGCACACAGACGGTCAACGAGGGCAACTGCCAAAACATGTGCCATGACAAATACACCAAGATCTTCAGCGATGTTAAAGAAATGATGAAAGCGGAGAACAAGCGGGAGACTGAACGTGTCCTGAAAGAGGCTCTGGACAAG CCACACTGTTGGTGGAAAGGGGGGAAAAATCGCAGCAAACTCAGCAATGTGGTCGTCCTTACAGTTGCGAGGTGA